A window from Longimicrobiaceae bacterium encodes these proteins:
- a CDS encoding M14 family metallopeptidase, translated as EEFDLFYPAYGDSWPSLTGAIGMTYEQAGHGAAGLAVARDAGDTLTLRDRALHHWTTSQATLRTAAAGKTQLLSDYAAGYRSEGLGVQDFLLVPGADAGRAEALVAHLRRQGIEVERASGAFSARASAYPGFDARGSFPAGTYRVRARQPRGRLAVTLLQPETQLKAEFSYDIAAWSLPYAYGVAAYRTGSLGGGGWVPVSGNGDAPRSPSAQPAGYGYLVAPGAHDAAVVRFLASGGRARVLEKQSTYAGRRWPAGTWFIPVLGNDSLQARATRAGLGGAAVPVASGLSEGGVDLGSDRVAAVRLPRVAVLSGEGISSTSFGAIWYYLEQELGMPFDALQASDVGDADLSRYDVIVVPDASPRAIPKASGDLLKAWMQAGGRVVALAGGAEVIAPLVDVKVREAPKADTARNRFLAGREERQRQEWRQEVPGTILPLRLDPANPLAWGSGLDAHPDQAFTLHQGTLVFEPAENVETAAYFPERLTRTSGVISPENLKRSERGAWLVRRRVGSGSAVLFADDPLFRLFWRSTQPMFDNALLLKTVD; from the coding sequence CGAGGAGTTCGACCTGTTCTACCCCGCGTACGGCGACTCGTGGCCCAGCCTGACGGGCGCGATCGGGATGACGTACGAGCAGGCGGGCCACGGCGCCGCCGGCCTTGCGGTGGCGCGCGACGCGGGCGACACGCTCACGCTGCGCGACCGGGCGCTGCACCACTGGACCACCAGCCAGGCCACGCTGCGCACCGCCGCCGCGGGCAAGACGCAGCTGCTCAGCGACTACGCCGCGGGCTACCGCAGCGAGGGGCTGGGCGTGCAGGACTTCCTGCTCGTCCCCGGCGCCGACGCGGGGCGGGCGGAGGCGCTGGTCGCCCACCTGCGCCGCCAGGGCATCGAGGTGGAGCGGGCGAGCGGCGCCTTCTCCGCCCGCGCGTCCGCCTACCCGGGCTTCGACGCGCGCGGCAGCTTTCCCGCGGGCACGTACCGCGTGCGCGCCCGGCAGCCGCGCGGGCGCCTGGCCGTGACGCTGCTCCAGCCGGAGACGCAGCTCAAGGCCGAGTTCAGCTACGACATCGCCGCGTGGTCGCTGCCGTACGCGTACGGTGTGGCCGCGTACCGCACCGGCTCGCTGGGCGGCGGCGGCTGGGTGCCGGTGAGCGGCAACGGCGACGCGCCCCGTTCCCCGTCCGCGCAGCCCGCGGGCTACGGCTACCTCGTGGCCCCCGGCGCGCACGACGCCGCGGTGGTGCGCTTCCTCGCCTCCGGCGGGCGGGCGCGCGTGCTGGAGAAGCAGTCCACCTACGCTGGGCGCCGCTGGCCCGCGGGCACGTGGTTCATCCCCGTGCTGGGCAACGACTCGCTCCAGGCGCGGGCCACGCGCGCGGGCCTGGGCGGCGCCGCGGTGCCGGTCGCCAGCGGCCTCAGCGAGGGCGGCGTGGACCTGGGCAGCGACCGCGTGGCCGCCGTGCGCCTCCCGCGCGTGGCCGTGCTCTCGGGCGAGGGCATCTCGTCCACCTCGTTCGGCGCCATCTGGTACTACCTGGAGCAGGAGCTGGGCATGCCGTTCGACGCGCTCCAGGCATCGGACGTGGGCGACGCGGACCTGTCGCGCTACGACGTGATCGTGGTGCCCGACGCGTCACCCCGCGCCATTCCCAAGGCGTCCGGCGACCTGCTCAAGGCGTGGATGCAGGCCGGCGGGCGCGTGGTGGCCCTGGCCGGCGGCGCGGAGGTGATCGCCCCGCTGGTGGACGTGAAGGTCCGCGAGGCGCCCAAGGCCGACACGGCCCGCAACCGCTTCCTGGCGGGCCGCGAGGAGCGGCAGCGGCAGGAGTGGCGGCAGGAGGTGCCCGGCACCATCCTCCCGCTGCGGCTGGACCCGGCCAACCCGCTCGCGTGGGGCTCCGGGCTGGACGCGCACCCGGACCAGGCGTTCACGCTGCACCAGGGCACGCTCGTCTTCGAGCCGGCCGAGAACGTGGAGACCGCCGCGTACTTCCCGGAGCGCCTCACGCGCACCTCGGGCGTCATCTCGCCGGAGAACCTGAAGCGCAGCGAGCGCGGCGCGTGGCTGGTGCGCCGCCGCGTGGGCAGCGGCAGCGCCGTCCTCTTCGCCGACGACCCGCTCTTCCGCCTCTTCTGGCGCTCCACGCAGCCCATGTTCGACAACGCGCTGCTGCTGAAGACGGTGGACTGA